The Gammaproteobacteria bacterium region TATGCAAGAATTGGGTGACAAAGTGACTTCAGATGAAAGATCATCTATTGATACTGCCATCGCTGATTTGAAAGAAGCGATGAAAGAAGATAATCGATCTGATATTGAATCGAAAACCGAAAAACTTTCATCTGCTTCAGGATCTATGTCTGAAAGACTCTATGCTCAAAAACAAGAGCAAAGTCAGGGTGAAAGTGAATCAGGTGGTGAATCTTCGGCTTCTGGTACACAGGAACAGTCCCAATCTCAGTCTAAAGATGAGAATGTTGTTGATGCTGAGTTTGAAGAAGTTAAAGACGAAGATCGTAAAAAGTAGCGAACTTTTTTAATTGAGCTGCGAAGTAGTTTCTTGCGAAAGTGAGAAACTACTTTTTTGCTATGTGAGGATTCGAAGTTATGTCTGAGAAAAAAGATTATTACGAATTGCTCGGTGTTGCACGAAATGCTTCCGATGCTGAATTGAAAACTGCATACCGTCGACTAGCGATGAAATATCATCCTGATCGAAATCCTGGTGATTCAGAATCAGAAGCAAAATTTAAAGAAGCAAAACTGGCTTACGAAATTCTTTCTGATAGTCAAAAACGAGCTGCTTATGATCAATTTGGTCACGCTGGTGTTGAAGGCGGAGGAATGGGTGGCGGTGCTGGTGGTTTTAATCCTGGCGATTTAGGCGATATTTTCGGTGATATTTTTGGTGACATTTTTGGAGGAGGCGGGGCTTCGTCGCGTCAGCGCGCTACGCATGGTCAAGATTTGTTATATCACTTGGAATTATCACTCGAAGATGCAGTGCACGGGAAAACAGTTGAAATAAAAGTTCCCACATTGGTGAGTTGTGGTTTTTGTAATGGCACAGGTGCGGCGAAAGGAAGTAGTCCTGAAAAATGTACGACCTGTGATGGTCATGGCCAAGTGAGAATGCAGCGGGGATATTTTGCGGTTCAGCAAACTTGTCCTACCTGCCATGGTCGAGGAAAAATGATCAAAAATCCTTGCGATCATTGTTACGGACAGGGACGAATCAAACAACAAAAAACATTGGCGGTAAAAGTACCAGCGGGTGTTAATGAAGGTGATCGAGTTCGATTAGCGGGTGAAGGTGAAGCAGGGCAACAAGGTGCATCTCCAGGT contains the following coding sequences:
- the dnaJ gene encoding molecular chaperone DnaJ, whose amino-acid sequence is MSEKKDYYELLGVARNASDAELKTAYRRLAMKYHPDRNPGDSESEAKFKEAKLAYEILSDSQKRAAYDQFGHAGVEGGGMGGGAGGFNPGDLGDIFGDIFGDIFGGGGASSRQRATHGQDLLYHLELSLEDAVHGKTVEIKVPTLVSCGFCNGTGAAKGSSPEKCTTCDGHGQVRMQRGYFAVQQTCPTCHGRGKMIKNPCDHCYGQGRIKQQKTLAVKVPAGVNEGDRVRLAGEGEAGQQGASPGDLYVQISIRQHSIFQREGNDLHCQVPISFVMAAIGGEMEIPTIDGRVKLKIPEGTQSGKQFRLRGKGVQASRTGRTGDLFCHVMVETPINLTKEQNHLLEQFRDSLEAGGDRHNPQAKRWYDGVRKFFEGLTN